A single genomic interval of Rhinopithecus roxellana isolate Shanxi Qingling chromosome 11, ASM756505v1, whole genome shotgun sequence harbors:
- the LOC104662618 gene encoding WASH complex subunit 2A isoform X3, with protein sequence MMKTKRIIFLGVQLLRSRHCLYKLREKRKQNPLSSPKRKHLPCCSAVMRSQKKTQRVSLLFEDDADSGGSLFGSPPTSVPPATMKKETVSEAPPLLFSDEEEKEAPLGVKPVDKKVESAKESSEFGRTDVAESEKEGLLTRSAQEVVKHSDLFSSSSPLDKGTKARTKTVLSLFDEEEDKMEDQNTIQAPQKEVGKGRDPDTRPKSTGVFQDEELLFSHKLQKDNDPDVDLFAGTKKPKLLEPSVGSLFGDDEDDDLFSSAKSQPLVQEKKRVVKKDHSVDSFKNQKHPESIQGSKEKGLWKPETPQESSGLAPFKTKEPSTRIGKIQANLAINPAALLPTAAPQISEVKPVLPELAFPSSEHRRSHGLESVPVLPRSGEAGVSFDLPAQADTLHSANKSRVKMRGKRRPQTRAARRLAAQESSEAEDMSVPRGPIAQWADGAISANGHRPQLRAASGENSTEEALAAAAAPWEGVPVPGVDRSPFAKSLGHSRGETDLFDSGDIFSTGTGSQSMERTKPKAKIAENSANLPVGSKAKSPMFPALGEASSDDDLFQSAKPKPAKKTNPFPLLEDEDDLFTDQKVKKNETKSSSQQDIISTTQDIFEDDIFATEAIKPSQKTREKEKTLESNLFDDNIDIFADLTVKPKEKSKKKVETKSIFDDDMDDIFSSGIQAKTTKPKSRSAQATPEPRSEHEVSNIFDDPLNAFGGQ encoded by the exons cCAAAAGAAGACCCAGAGAGTGTCACTCCTCTTTGAAGACGATGCTGATAGCGGAGGCTCTCTGTTTGGCTCTCCTCCCACATCTGTTCCTCCTGCGACAATG AAAAAAGAGACTGTCTCTGAGGCACCACCTTTGCTGTTCAGCGAcgaagaagagaaggaggcacCACTTGGAGTAAAGCCTGTGGATAAGAAGGTTGAGAGTGCCAAGGAGTCGTCAGAATTTGGGAGAACTGATGTGGCTGAGTCAGAAAAG gaAGGACTTTTGACTAGATCTGCTCAGGAAGTAGTCAAGcattctgatttattttcttcatcatcCCCGTTGGACAAAGGAACCAAGGCTAGAACCAAAACTGTTCTTAGCTTGTTTGATGAGGAAGAGGATAAAATGGAAGATCAAAACACTATCCAGGCTCCACAGAAAGAAGTAGGAAAG GGTCGCGATCCTGATACTCGCCCCAAGAGCACAGGTGTCTTCCAGGATGAAGAACTCCTTTTCAGCCACAAGCTCCAAAAGGACAATGACCCAGATGTTGACCTTTTCGCTGGCACCAAAAAACCCAAA CTGTTAGAGCCAAGTGTTGGGAGCCTGTTCGgggatgatgaagatgatgatctTTTCAGCTCTGCCAAGTCCCAGCCTTTG gtacaagagaaaaagagagtagtGAAAAAAGACCACTCTGTTGACTCTTTCAAAAACCAGAAACATCCTGAATCCATTCAAGGTAGTAAAGAAAAAGGCCTATGGAAGCCGGAAACACCTCAG GAATCATCAGGTCTCGCTCCATTTAAAACCAAAGAACCATCCACTCGGATCGGGAAAATACAA gcaAATTTAGCGATCAACCCAGCGGCCTTGCTGCCCACAGCGGCTCCCCAGATCTCTGAAGTAAAGCCTGTTTTGCCAGAATTGGCTTTTCCTTCATCTGAACACAGAAGGAGCCACGGTCTGGAAAGTGTGCCTGTTCTTCCCAGGAGTGGGGAGGCCGGTGTGAGTTTTGATCTTCCAGCTCAGGCAGACACCTTACACAGTGCAAACAAG AGCCGTGTCAAGATGAGAGGGAAGCGTAGACCACAGACCCGTGCAGCTAGGCGGCTGGCTGCCCAGGAGTCCAGCGAGGCTGAGGACATGAGTGTCCCCAGAGGACCCATTGCACAGTGGGCTGATGGTGCCATTTCCGCAAATGGCCATCGGCCACAGCTCAGAGCAGCCAGTGGAGAAAACAGCACTGAGGAGGCCCTGGCAGCTGCCGCTGCACCTTGGGAAGGTGTTCCTGTGCCTGGAGTGGACAGAAGCCCCTTTGCAAAGTCTCTGGGTCATTCCAGAGGGGAGACTGACCTTTTTGATTCTGGGGACATCTTTTCCACGGGCACTGGATCTCAGTCCATGGAGAGAACAAAACCCAAGGCAAAGATAGCTGAGAATTCTGCCAACCTGCCAGTGGGTAGTAAAGCAAAAAGCCCCATGTTTCCTGCTCTAGGCGAGGCCAGCAGTGATGATGATCTCTTTCAGTCTGCGAAACCAAaaccagcaaagaaaacaaatcccTTTCCTCTGCTGGAAGATGAGGATGACCTctttacagatcagaaagtcaagaaaaatgagacaaaatccAGTAGTCAGCAGGATATCATATCAACAACACAAGATATTTTTGAG GATGATATATTTGCTACGGAAGCAATTAAACCCTCTCAGAAAaccagagagaaggagaaaacatTGGAATCCAATTTATTTGATGATAACATTGATATCTTTGCTGACTTaactgtaaaaccaaaagaaaagtcCAAAAAGAAAGTGGAAACCAAGTCTATATTTGATGATGATATGG atgACATCTTCTCCTCTGGTATCCAGGCTAAGACAACCAAACCAAAAAGTCGATCTGCACAGGCCACACCTGAACCAAGATCGGAACACGAGGTGTCCAACATCTTTGATGATCCCCTGAATGCCTTTGGAGGCCAGTAG